One genomic segment of Pseudonocardia sp. T1-2H includes these proteins:
- a CDS encoding ankyrin repeat domain-containing protein, with the protein MEPDEETLAFAHRMFELARDGGTEELAANVDAGLPVNLTNHKGDTLLILAAYHGHPETVAALLARGADPARVNDRGQTALGAATFRRTRDSVVALLAAGADPAAGGQSALAVAQFFDLPEMAELLRGGPAAE; encoded by the coding sequence ATGGAGCCCGACGAGGAGACCCTGGCGTTCGCGCACCGGATGTTCGAGCTCGCCCGCGACGGCGGCACCGAGGAGCTCGCCGCGAACGTCGACGCGGGGCTTCCGGTGAACCTGACCAACCACAAGGGCGACACCCTGCTGATCCTCGCGGCCTACCACGGCCACCCGGAGACCGTGGCGGCGTTGCTGGCCCGCGGCGCCGACCCGGCCCGGGTCAACGACCGCGGGCAGACCGCGCTGGGGGCGGCAACGTTCCGCCGCACCCGCGACTCCGTGGTCGCGCTGCTCGCGGCCGGCGCGGACCCGGCGGCGGGCGGGCAGTCCGCGCTGGCCGTCGCGCAGTTCTTCGACCTGCCGGAGATGGCGGAGCTGCTGCGCGGTGGCCCGGCGGCCGAGTGA
- a CDS encoding phospholipase D family protein — protein sequence MDLDQWFLTMRERDNPACELPAWCAGNDVRPLVDGATYFARLAEEVPELGPGDQLFFTDWRGDADELLTPDGPAVAELFGDAARRGVLVKGLMWRSHSDELAYSEKENRRLGDEVREAGGEVLLDQRVRLAGSHHQKLVVLRRPGDPARDVVFVGGIDLCHSRRDDATHAGDPQSLPMAAVYGEHPPWHDVQLEVHGPAVGMFDAVFRERWNDPRPLDLYSPLARIRDALDGADMVADPLPDQGPDPAPVGEMSVQVLRTYPSTRPGYPFAPDGERSVARGYAKALRRARRLIYLQDQYMWSPHIARLLAAALQRSPELHIVVVVPRHPDVDGRLALPPNQVGRLEALEVCRRAAADRLHVFDLENHCGTPVYAHAKVAVMDDVWAAVGSANLNRRSWSHDSELTAAVLDERPDGRGPADPGGLGDGARRFARDLRLELMRHHLDRGPGDDADLLDPDGAVAAFESAASALDAWHDAGRAGPRPPGRLRPHRPEHLPLHTKLWAAPVYRLVYDPDGRSWRDRRRNRW from the coding sequence GTGGACCTCGACCAGTGGTTCCTGACGATGCGGGAACGGGACAACCCGGCCTGCGAACTGCCCGCCTGGTGTGCCGGGAACGACGTCCGGCCCCTCGTCGACGGCGCGACGTACTTCGCCCGGCTCGCCGAGGAGGTCCCCGAGCTGGGGCCCGGGGACCAGCTGTTCTTCACCGACTGGCGCGGCGACGCCGACGAGCTGCTGACCCCCGACGGCCCCGCGGTCGCCGAGCTGTTCGGGGACGCGGCCCGCCGCGGGGTCCTCGTCAAGGGGCTGATGTGGCGCTCCCACTCCGACGAGCTGGCCTACAGCGAGAAGGAGAACCGCCGGCTCGGCGACGAGGTCCGCGAGGCCGGCGGCGAGGTGTTGCTGGACCAGCGCGTGCGCCTGGCGGGCTCGCACCACCAGAAGCTGGTCGTGCTGCGCCGCCCCGGCGATCCCGCCCGCGACGTGGTGTTCGTCGGCGGCATCGACCTGTGCCACTCGCGCCGGGACGACGCGACGCACGCCGGGGACCCGCAGAGCCTGCCGATGGCGGCGGTGTACGGCGAGCACCCGCCGTGGCACGACGTCCAGCTCGAGGTGCACGGCCCCGCCGTCGGGATGTTCGACGCGGTGTTCCGGGAGCGGTGGAACGATCCGCGGCCGCTCGACCTGTACTCACCCCTCGCCCGGATCCGCGACGCGCTCGACGGGGCGGACATGGTGGCCGATCCGCTCCCGGACCAGGGACCGGACCCGGCACCCGTGGGGGAGATGTCCGTGCAGGTGCTGCGCACCTACCCGTCGACCCGGCCCGGCTACCCGTTCGCGCCCGACGGCGAGCGGTCCGTGGCCCGGGGTTACGCCAAGGCCCTGCGGCGGGCCCGGCGGCTGATCTACCTGCAGGACCAGTACATGTGGTCCCCGCACATCGCCCGCCTGCTCGCCGCGGCGCTGCAGCGGAGCCCGGAGCTGCACATCGTGGTCGTCGTCCCGCGGCATCCGGACGTCGACGGCCGGCTGGCACTGCCGCCGAACCAGGTCGGCCGGCTCGAGGCGCTCGAGGTCTGCCGCCGGGCGGCCGCGGACCGGCTGCACGTGTTCGACCTGGAGAACCACTGCGGCACGCCGGTGTACGCACACGCGAAGGTCGCCGTGATGGACGACGTGTGGGCAGCCGTCGGCAGCGCCAACCTCAACCGCCGCTCCTGGAGCCACGACAGCGAGCTGACCGCCGCGGTGCTGGACGAGCGGCCGGACGGGCGCGGCCCGGCCGATCCCGGCGGCCTCGGCGACGGGGCCCGCCGCTTCGCCCGGGACCTGCGCCTCGAGCTGATGCGCCACCACCTCGACCGCGGCCCCGGCGACGACGCCGACCTGCTCGACCCGGACGGCGCCGTGGCGGCCTTCGAGTCCGCGGCCTCCGCGCTCGACGCCTGGCACGATGCGGGGCGGGCCGGGCCGCGGCCCCCGGGACGGCTGCGCCCGCACCGGCCGGAGCACCTGCCGCTGCACACGAAGCTGTGGGCCGCACCCGTCTACCGCCTCGTCTACGACCCGGACGGGCGGTCGTGGCGGGACCGGCGCCGCAACCGCTGGTGA
- a CDS encoding endonuclease/exonuclease/phosphatase family protein, whose product MRVATVNIASGRDRRGRSADAAGLAAAVAGLTVDVLSVQELDIGQPRSHVDQPAVLAAAFGASAWRDVATVAGTPDPSASWRPLVPPTLRGPDDDRSGPRYGIGLFCRRPVRRWHVLGLPPGRARLPVPGPRTQEPRVVWFPDEPRAAVAAELDGLTVVGTHLSFAPHTAIAQLRRVRAWAARLPGPVLLAGDLNLAGPPAALVARGSRLVRGPTFPADRPRLQVDHLLALGRLSGRDPEIRALAIGDHRAVAVTVQRRGS is encoded by the coding sequence GTGCGTGTCGCGACCGTGAACATCGCGTCCGGCCGAGACCGCCGCGGCCGGTCGGCCGACGCCGCCGGGCTCGCCGCGGCCGTCGCGGGCCTCACCGTGGACGTGCTGTCCGTACAGGAGCTGGACATCGGGCAGCCCCGGTCACACGTCGACCAGCCCGCGGTGCTGGCCGCGGCGTTCGGGGCGTCGGCCTGGCGGGACGTGGCGACGGTCGCCGGGACGCCCGACCCGTCCGCGTCCTGGCGCCCGCTCGTACCCCCGACGCTGCGGGGTCCGGACGACGACCGATCGGGCCCGCGCTATGGGATCGGGCTCTTCTGCCGGCGCCCGGTCCGGCGCTGGCACGTGCTCGGGCTCCCGCCCGGCCGGGCGAGGCTGCCGGTTCCGGGCCCGCGCACGCAGGAGCCGCGCGTGGTGTGGTTCCCGGACGAGCCGAGGGCCGCCGTCGCCGCGGAGCTGGACGGTCTGACCGTCGTCGGCACCCACCTGTCGTTCGCTCCGCACACCGCGATCGCGCAGCTGCGCCGGGTGCGGGCCTGGGCGGCGCGGTTGCCGGGGCCGGTCCTGCTCGCCGGGGACCTCAACCTCGCGGGCCCGCCGGCCGCGCTCGTGGCGAGGGGATCGCGGCTGGTCCGGGGGCCGACGTTCCCCGCCGACCGGCCTCGGCTGCAGGTCGACCACCTGCTGGCGCTGGGCCGGCTCAGCGGGCGCGACCCGGAGATCCGCGCACTCGCGATCGGTGATCACCGCGCTGTGGCGGTCACCGTGCAGCGACGCGGGTCCTGA
- a CDS encoding DUF3618 domain-containing protein, with the protein MSTHAENEEPGGLSPDRPVVDGTETTSKELRAEVEREVERMEDDRVQEIEQVREDLGETLDELSSRLDVPARLRTAGRKAGAAGAVRAAVAAAVVAIVVAVVVRRRRAAEPR; encoded by the coding sequence ATGAGCACGCACGCGGAGAACGAGGAGCCGGGCGGCCTGTCCCCGGACCGTCCGGTCGTCGACGGGACGGAGACGACGTCGAAGGAGCTCCGGGCCGAGGTGGAGCGCGAGGTCGAGCGCATGGAGGACGACCGCGTGCAGGAGATCGAGCAGGTCCGCGAGGACCTCGGCGAGACCCTCGACGAGCTCTCCTCGCGGCTCGACGTCCCGGCCCGGCTCCGCACCGCCGGGCGGAAGGCCGGGGCCGCCGGCGCCGTCCGCGCCGCGGTCGCGGCGGCCGTGGTCGCGATCGTCGTGGCGGTGGTGGTCCGGCGGCGCCGTGCGGCGGAGCCCCGGTAG
- a CDS encoding catalase → MPPTRKPDQTAPAPVSPTGVEMPLPDGAPDPRAQAGDVLTSPQGVRIPDTDHSLKAGPRGPVLLEDFHLREKISHFDHERIPERVVHARGAGAHGTFTSYGTAGNITRAAVLAEKGLETPVFVRFSTVLGSRGSADTVRDTRGFAVKFYTKEGNWDLVGNNIPVFFIQDAIKFPDIIHAGKPSPTREIPQAQSAHDGFWDFVSLHTEATHHTLWNMSDRGIPRSYRTMEGFGVHTFRLVNADRETTLVKFHWKPVLGVHSLTWEEAQIAAGVDPDFHRRDLADAIEAGAFPEWELGVQIFPDTEEETYEGIDLLDPTKIVPEEMVPVQPIGKLVLNANPQNYFAETEQIAFCTGHVVPGIEFTNDPLLQGRNFSYLDTQLTRLGGPNWPQIPINRPHVAVNDNHRDGFMQQGVPVGEAPYLPNSIDDGSPQPADFEHGGYVNVPRQVEGEVARGVPSSFDDHFSQPAMFYASLSDVEKTHTIEAYTFELGKVYEQEIKERTLGILAKIDSDLCEKVAAGLGLPVPDGKPVEHLPPSPALAQVKPDSFPIAGRQVGVVAGPDADLAGIAALRSALEDEGAQVKVIAPHGGTLGKGKNQQVVERTVVTARSIEFDAVVVADGAPKDSDIKSVVLLQEAYRQLKPFAAWGDGAEVLTSAGIDVDGPGVLTGKTADSLAKDLVAALGRHRVWEREELVTASAVPPAS, encoded by the coding sequence ATGCCCCCCACTCGCAAGCCCGACCAGACCGCCCCCGCCCCCGTCAGCCCGACCGGTGTCGAGATGCCGCTCCCCGACGGAGCCCCCGACCCGCGTGCCCAGGCCGGTGACGTCCTGACCTCCCCGCAGGGCGTCCGGATCCCGGACACCGACCACTCGCTCAAAGCGGGTCCGCGGGGCCCGGTCCTGCTCGAGGACTTCCATCTCCGCGAGAAGATCAGCCACTTCGACCACGAGCGGATCCCGGAACGGGTCGTGCACGCCCGCGGCGCGGGCGCCCACGGCACGTTCACCAGCTACGGAACGGCGGGGAACATCACCCGCGCGGCGGTGCTGGCCGAGAAGGGCCTCGAGACCCCGGTCTTCGTCCGGTTCTCGACCGTGCTCGGCTCCCGGGGCTCGGCGGACACGGTCCGCGACACCCGTGGCTTCGCCGTGAAGTTCTACACGAAGGAGGGGAACTGGGACCTCGTCGGCAACAACATCCCGGTCTTCTTCATCCAGGACGCGATCAAGTTCCCGGACATCATCCACGCCGGCAAGCCCAGTCCCACCCGCGAGATCCCGCAGGCCCAGTCCGCGCACGACGGCTTCTGGGACTTCGTCAGCCTGCACACCGAAGCCACCCACCACACGCTGTGGAACATGAGCGACCGTGGCATCCCGCGGAGCTACCGCACGATGGAGGGCTTCGGGGTCCACACGTTCCGTCTGGTCAACGCCGACCGGGAGACGACCCTGGTCAAGTTCCACTGGAAGCCGGTCCTGGGCGTGCACAGCCTGACCTGGGAGGAGGCGCAGATCGCCGCGGGTGTCGATCCGGACTTCCACCGTCGCGACCTCGCCGACGCCATCGAGGCGGGCGCCTTCCCCGAGTGGGAGCTGGGCGTGCAGATCTTCCCGGACACCGAGGAGGAGACCTACGAGGGCATCGACCTCCTCGACCCGACGAAGATCGTCCCCGAGGAGATGGTCCCGGTCCAGCCGATCGGGAAGCTGGTGCTGAACGCCAACCCGCAGAACTACTTCGCGGAGACCGAGCAGATCGCCTTCTGCACCGGACACGTGGTGCCGGGGATCGAGTTCACCAACGACCCCCTGCTGCAGGGCCGCAACTTCTCCTACCTGGACACCCAGCTCACCCGCCTCGGCGGCCCGAACTGGCCGCAGATCCCGATCAACCGGCCGCACGTCGCCGTCAACGACAACCACCGCGACGGCTTCATGCAGCAGGGCGTCCCGGTCGGCGAGGCGCCCTACCTGCCCAACTCGATCGACGACGGCAGCCCGCAGCCGGCCGACTTCGAGCACGGCGGGTACGTCAACGTGCCGCGGCAGGTCGAGGGTGAGGTCGCCCGCGGGGTCCCGTCGTCCTTCGACGACCACTTCAGCCAGCCTGCGATGTTCTACGCGAGCCTGTCCGACGTCGAGAAGACGCACACCATCGAGGCCTACACCTTCGAGCTCGGAAAGGTCTACGAGCAGGAGATCAAGGAGCGCACGCTCGGCATCCTCGCGAAGATCGACTCGGATCTCTGCGAGAAGGTCGCCGCCGGGCTCGGCCTGCCCGTGCCGGACGGCAAGCCGGTCGAGCACCTGCCCCCGTCCCCGGCACTGGCCCAGGTCAAACCCGACTCGTTCCCAATCGCCGGGCGTCAGGTGGGCGTCGTCGCCGGGCCGGACGCGGACCTTGCCGGCATCGCGGCGCTGCGGAGCGCACTGGAGGACGAGGGCGCGCAGGTCAAGGTGATCGCCCCGCACGGCGGGACGCTCGGCAAGGGAAAGAACCAGCAGGTCGTCGAGCGGACGGTCGTCACCGCCCGGTCCATCGAGTTCGACGCCGTGGTCGTCGCGGACGGCGCCCCGAAGGACTCCGACATCAAGTCGGTGGTACTCCTTCAGGAGGCGTACCGGCAGCTCAAGCCGTTCGCCGCGTGGGGCGACGGCGCGGAGGTCCTGACCTCGGCCGGCATCGACGTCGACGGGCCCGGGGTCCTGACCGGAAAGACCGCGGATTCCCTTGCGAAGGACCTCGTGGCGGCGCTCGGCCGCCACCGGGTGTGGGAGCGCGAGGAGCTGGTCACGGCCTCGGCCGTGCCGCCCGCCTCCTGA
- a CDS encoding glycosyltransferase yields MIESWTARTVRRAVRAGAGLAVAGTLHELFNLRRLRVPPAEPPPVRERVSVLVPARDEAHRIAPTVRSLLAQTGVPDLELLVLDDGSTDGTPALVEHVAGADPRLRVLRGTPPPAGVLGKPHACAQLAAAATGRVLVFVDADVVLAPHAVAAAVAVLRDGGFALLCPWPRQLADGPATRLVQPLLAWSWLVSLPLGVAERSRRPSLVAANGQFLLVDSGALATAGGFVAVAGEVLDDIALARAVRRAGGRTGVADGSRIATCRMYDGWAELAAGYRKSLWRAFGGPGASAAVAALLALVYVVPALAALRGSRAGLLGYAAGIVGRVLAARRTGGRVWPDAAAHPASVLTLLGLLASSWAGRHAGTLTWKGRAL; encoded by the coding sequence ATGATCGAGTCGTGGACGGCCCGGACCGTGCGCCGCGCGGTGCGGGCCGGGGCCGGCCTCGCCGTGGCCGGAACCCTCCACGAACTGTTCAACCTCCGCCGCCTCCGGGTCCCTCCGGCCGAGCCGCCGCCCGTGCGGGAACGCGTCTCCGTGCTCGTCCCCGCCCGCGACGAGGCGCACCGGATCGCGCCGACCGTCCGCTCGCTCCTCGCCCAGACGGGCGTGCCGGACCTGGAGCTGCTCGTCCTCGACGACGGCTCCACGGACGGCACGCCCGCGCTGGTCGAGCACGTCGCCGGGGCCGATCCCCGCCTGCGAGTCCTGCGGGGCACGCCGCCGCCCGCGGGCGTCCTGGGCAAACCGCACGCGTGCGCGCAGCTCGCCGCCGCGGCGACCGGGCGGGTGCTGGTGTTCGTCGACGCGGACGTCGTGCTCGCGCCGCACGCCGTCGCCGCCGCGGTGGCGGTCCTGCGCGACGGCGGGTTCGCGCTGCTCTGCCCGTGGCCCCGCCAGCTCGCCGACGGCCCGGCCACCCGCCTGGTGCAGCCGCTCCTGGCCTGGTCGTGGCTGGTGAGCCTGCCGCTGGGGGTGGCCGAGCGGTCCCGGCGGCCCTCGCTGGTTGCGGCCAACGGCCAGTTCCTCCTGGTCGACTCCGGCGCGCTCGCCACCGCCGGCGGGTTCGTGGCCGTCGCCGGGGAGGTCCTGGACGACATCGCGCTCGCTCGGGCCGTCCGCCGGGCGGGCGGGCGGACGGGCGTCGCGGACGGCTCCCGCATCGCCACCTGCCGGATGTACGACGGCTGGGCCGAGCTGGCCGCCGGGTACCGGAAGTCCCTGTGGCGGGCGTTCGGCGGTCCCGGTGCGTCGGCCGCCGTGGCAGCGCTGCTGGCGCTGGTCTACGTCGTCCCGGCGCTGGCCGCGCTGCGCGGGTCCCGGGCCGGGCTGCTCGGGTACGCCGCCGGTATCGTCGGCCGGGTGCTCGCGGCGCGCCGCACCGGGGGACGGGTCTGGCCGGACGCGGCCGCGCACCCGGCCTCGGTCCTGACGCTGCTGGGCCTGCTCGCGTCGTCCTGGGCCGGGCGGCACGCGGGCACGCTGACCTGGAAGGGCCGCGCCCTGTGA
- a CDS encoding carotenoid biosynthesis protein: protein MCRVTGYAAPKGSAMLRSSPALRRGRLDRTAWMLVAAAVLTQILYPLTPQTLLVVPTVVSVVIFAAASLTDAARRHGARGAVVLLVVAGGGGLAAEAMGVATGLPFGAYAYTGSLGAELFDVPVIVPLAWIMMAWPALVVGRSLVASSPVAVAAVGGVALAAWDVFLDPQMVDAGHWRWTHPSPSLPLVPGIPLSNYAGWLVVSVLMIAALDRLLGRRRAGAPPSGPAAALYLWVYASSVLAHLAFFGLPGSALAGGVLMGLVAVPFARVVWRAAVPSGLAAPAPPRAESALRAVRGSDDRRPR from the coding sequence ATGTGCCGGGTCACCGGGTACGCCGCGCCGAAGGGTTCCGCCATGCTCCGTAGCTCCCCCGCCCTGCGCCGCGGGCGCCTCGACCGGACGGCGTGGATGCTGGTCGCCGCGGCGGTGCTGACCCAGATCCTGTACCCGCTGACCCCGCAGACGCTGCTCGTCGTGCCGACCGTGGTGTCCGTGGTGATCTTCGCGGCGGCGTCGCTCACCGACGCCGCCCGCCGGCACGGAGCCCGCGGCGCCGTCGTCCTGCTCGTCGTGGCCGGGGGCGGCGGGCTCGCCGCGGAGGCCATGGGCGTGGCCACCGGCCTCCCGTTCGGCGCCTACGCCTACACCGGCAGCCTCGGGGCGGAGCTGTTCGACGTCCCGGTGATCGTGCCACTGGCGTGGATCATGATGGCCTGGCCGGCGCTCGTCGTGGGCCGGTCGCTGGTGGCGTCGTCGCCGGTCGCGGTCGCCGCGGTCGGCGGGGTCGCGCTCGCGGCCTGGGACGTCTTCCTCGACCCGCAGATGGTCGACGCCGGGCACTGGCGGTGGACGCACCCGTCGCCCTCGCTGCCGCTCGTCCCGGGCATCCCGCTGAGCAACTACGCCGGCTGGCTGGTGGTGTCCGTCCTGATGATCGCCGCGCTGGACCGGCTGCTCGGGCGGCGCCGGGCCGGTGCGCCCCCGTCCGGTCCGGCGGCGGCGCTGTACCTGTGGGTGTACGCCTCGTCCGTCCTCGCCCACCTCGCGTTCTTCGGGCTGCCCGGATCCGCGCTGGCGGGAGGCGTCCTGATGGGGCTCGTGGCCGTGCCGTTCGCCCGCGTGGTGTGGCGTGCCGCGGTCCCGTCCGGCCTCGCGGCCCCGGCCCCGCCCCGGGCGGAGTCCGCTCTCCGGGCCGTCCGCGGCTCCGACGACCGGCGGCCTCGCTGA